In Lachancea thermotolerans CBS 6340 chromosome H complete sequence, a single genomic region encodes these proteins:
- the MET13 gene encoding methylenetetrahydrofolate reductase (NAD(P)H) MET13 (highly similar to uniprot|P53128 Saccharomyces cerevisiae YGL125W MET13 Isozyme of methylenetetrahydrofolate reductase catalyzes the reduction of 5 10-methylenetetrahydrofolate to 5-methyltetrahydrofolate in the methionine biosynthesis pathway) produces MRVSEKLQKNREANGTSKATFSFEFFVPKTSQGVQNLYDRMDRMYQTHPQFIDITWNAGGRLSQLSTELVSTSQSVLGLETCMHLTCTNMPRQLIDDALQKAYESGCQNILALRGDAPITSSEWKPCEGGFTYAKDLVRYIREKYGDHFDIGVAGYPEGHPEEEASPKLVQYLKEKVDAGADFIITQMFYDADNFIEWCRQVRAAGIEVPIIPGIMPITTYAAFLRRSSWCQINVPEAFMAKLDPVKDDDQAVREVGTELVAQMCQKLLDSGYVTHLHMYTMNLEKACIMVLDRLGLLSEDEDIFRDEVVPMPWRKSLHPQRRNESVRPIFWQKRPYSYVARTSQWTADEFPNGRFGDSSSPAFGDLDLLGSTSIRQSPQRALELWSTPTKFSDIAALVIDYLHGKLKCLPWCDVALNHEVDTTMPQLLDLNKHMILTLNSQPRVNGASSADKIVGWGPNNGYVYQKQYLEFLLPKSKLSQLRDFVNDMPSLTYFAVDSADELHSNHPDDTAANAVTWGIFPGREVLQPTIVEKVSFLAWKEEFFDILDEWKRIMGENNHSESVALLESVISDYLLVNIVDNDYVSDGDRIYDMLQRLY; encoded by the coding sequence TCGACATCACCTGGAATGCAGGCGGTAGACTGTCGCAACTGTCCACCGAGTTGGTGTCGACGTCGCAGTCTGTACTGGGTTTGGAAACGTGTATGCACCTCACGTGCACCAACATGCCTCGGCAGTTGATCGACGATGCGCTGCAAAAGGCTTACGAGTCAGGATGCCAGAATATTTTAGCGCTGAGAGGCGACGCTCCAATCACGTCCAGTGAATGGAAGCCTTGTGAGGGTGGCTTCACATATGCCAAGGATCTGGTTCGCTACATTCGTGAAAAATACGGAGATCATTTTGACATCGGAGTCGCAGGCTACCCTGAAGGGCACCCAGAGGAAGAGGCGTCACCTAAACTGGTCCAGTACTTAAAGGAGAAAGTCGACGCTGGAGCGGACTTTATCATCACCCAAATGTTCTACGATGCGGACAACTTCATCGAGTGGTGCCGCCAGGTTCGTGCCGCAGGAATTGAGGTTCCAATCATTCCGGGTATTATGCCTATTACGACTTATGCCgcctttttgagaaggtcAAGCTGGTGCCAGATCAACGTTCCAGAGGCGTTTATGGCGAAGTTGGACCCAGTGAAGGACGACGATCAAGCTGTGCGCGAGGTCGGAACGGAATTAGTCGCACAGATGtgtcaaaaactcttgGACAGTGGCTACGTCACCCATTTGCACATGTACACTATGaacttggaaaaagctTGTATCATGGTGTTGGACAGACTTGGGCTTTTgagcgaggacgaggacATCTTCAGAGACGAAGTTGTGCCAATGCCCTGGAGAAAGTCGTTGCACCCCCAGCGCCGCAATGAATCGGTTCGCCCGATTTTCTGGCAAAAGAGACCTTACTCTTATGTTGCGCGTACCTCTCAGTGGACCGCTGATGAGTTTCCCAACGGTAGATTTGGCGATTCGTCGTCGCCAGCGTTCGGCGACTTGGACCTGCTGGGGTCCACCTCCATTAGACAATCTCCTCAGCGTGCGTTGGAATTGTGGTCTACGCCTACAAAGTTCTCAGACATTGCTGCCCTTGTTATCGACTACCTGCACGGTAAGCTGAAGTGCTTGCCATGGTGCGATGTGGCTCTTAACCACGAAGTTGACACAACCATGCCTCAACTACTAGACCTCAACAAGCACATGATCCTTACACTGAACTCACAGCCTCGTGTCAACGGCGCCAGCTCTGCCGACAAAATTGTAGGCTGGGGTCCCAACAACGGATACGTTTATCAAAAGCAATACCTCGAGTTCTTGCTTCCTAAAAGCAAACTCTCGCAGCTCAGAGACTTCGTCAACGACATGCCAAGCTTGACCTATTTCGCTGTCGACTCTGCCGACGAACTGCACTCCAACCACCCCGACGACACCGCCGCGAACGCGGTTACATGGGGTATCTTCCCCGGTCGCGAGGTTCTTCAACCTACAATCGTCGAGAAGGTCTCGTTTTTGGCTTGGAAAGAGGAGTTTTTCGACATCTTGGACGAGTGGAAGCGCATCATGGGCGAAAACAACCACTCGGAAAGCGTCGCGCTCCTCGAATCTGTCATAAGCGATTATCTGCTAGTGAACATAGTTGACAATGACTATGTGTCCGATGGTGACCGTATCTACGACATGCTCCAGCGCCTGTACTGA